One Aquila chrysaetos chrysaetos chromosome 22, bAquChr1.4, whole genome shotgun sequence genomic window carries:
- the LOC121232526 gene encoding protocadherin gamma-B5-like produces MAGRQRQRQRQSRRRAAGRVLLPALLLGLCCRAAPERVRYAIPEELGRGSLVGPLARDLGLSPADLPARQLRLSAEKQYFGVSGETGNLYVSERLDREEMCGEAASCFVSFEALVQNPLNVFHVEVAIQDINDNAPRFLQDSFQLEINELTFPGTRFALGTAEDADVRSNSLQGYELEANGYFAVEVKESQDGSKFAELVLRRALDRESEQSLRLVLTALDGGEPPRSGTAQLCINVTDANDNPPVFAQDRYRASLREDAPPGSLVLNVSASDADAGTNARITYGFGKMPAKVLQKFVVDAESGTITLQEALDFEDTRGYTLLVEARDGGGLVAHCEVEVEVLDVNDNAPEVTLTSVSSPVPEDAPAGTVVALVKVRDRDSGENGQVSCELSGEAPLSIVASSGGSYKVVTASALDREQAPEHRVAVVARDRGSPALSSRAALVLEVSDVNDNAPVFEEAAYSAYVAENNAAGAPVLRVRARDADAGANGRVSYWLAGGSAGAAPYVSVEARSGAVYAQRSFDYEQCREFAVAVRAQDGGAPARSSTATVRVFVLDRNDNAPRVLWPAAGAGAGAGAGAGAGAAPAAAPFEVVPRSAEAGYLVAKVVAVDADAGRNAWLSYELVQAPEPALFRVGLHSGEVRTARAVSERDAAKQRLVAVVKDHGQPALSATATLHVVLAESLQEALPELSERAAGADSPAELQFYLVLALALLSALFLLSVALAVLARVRRAGPPAVLRCLGAQRFSVAGAAFPADFCEGTLPYSYNLCVAPGRAVAEGAWLPPPPPSLAAEELLGAEPCGKRSPTSSAGAGEPPADAEAPQVCKPAQSLPLRLS; encoded by the coding sequence ATGGcgggcaggcagaggcagaggcagaggcagagccgGCGGCGAGCAGCCGGGCGAGTGCTGCTGCCCGCTTTGCTGCTGGGCTTGTGCTGCCGGGCGGCGCCGGAGCGGGTCCGCTACGCCATCCCCgaggagctgggcagaggcTCGCTGGTGGGGCCGCTGGCGCGGGACCTGGGGCTGAGCCCGGCCGACCTGCCGGCACGCCAGCTGCGGCTCAGCGCCGAGAAGCAGTACTTCGGCGTGAGCGGGGAGACCGGGAACCTCTACGTGAGCGAGAGGCTGGACCGGGAGGAGATGTGCGGCGAGGCGGCGTCCTGCTTCGTCAGCTTCGAGGCGCTGGTGCAGAACCCGCTCAACGTTTTCCACGTCGAGGTGGCCATCCAGGACATCAACGACAACGCCCCGCGCTTCCTGCAAGACAGTTTCCAGCTGGAGATCAACGAGTTGACTTTTCCCGGCACCCGGTTTGCCTTGGGCACGGCCGAGGACGCAGACGTGCGCAGCAACTCGCTGCAGGGCTACGAGCTGGAGGCCAACGGGTACTTCGCGGTGGAGGTGAAGGAGAGCCAGGACGGCAGCAAGTTCGCGGAGCTGGTGCTGCGGCGCGCGCTGGACCGGGAGAGCGAGCAGAGCCTGCGGCTGGTGCTGACGGCGCTGGACGGCGGCGAGCCGCCCCGGAGCGGCACCGCCCAGCTCTGCATCAACGTCACCGACGCCAACGACAACCCACCCGTGTTCGCGCAGGACCGCTACCGCGCCAGCCTGAGGGAAGACGCGCCGCCGGGCTCGTTGGTGCTGAACGTCTCTGCCTCCGACGCCGACGCCGGCACCAACGCCCGCATCACCTACGGCTTTGGGAAAATGCCGGCCAAGGTGCTCCAGAAATTCGTGGTGGACGCGGAGAGCGGGACGATCACGCTGCAGGAGGCGCTGGACTTCGAGGACACGCGAGGCTACACGCTGCTGGTGGAGGCGAGGGACGGGGGCGGTCTGGTGGCGCACTGCGAAGTGGAGGTGGAGGTGCTGGACGTGAACGACAACGCGCCCGAGGTGACACTGACGTCGGTGTCGAGCCCGGTCCCCGAGGACGCGCCGGCCGGCACGGTGGTGGCCCTGGTGAAAGTGCGGGACCGGGACTCCGGGGAGAACGGGCAGGTGTCGTGCGAGCTGTCGGGCGAGGCGCCGCTGTCGATCGTGGCGTCGTCGGGCGGCTCGTACAAGGTGGTGACGGCGAGCGCGCTGGACCGGGAGCAGGCGCCCGAGCACCGGGTGGCGGTGGTGGCCAGGGACCGGGGCAGCCCGGCGCTCTCCAGCCGCGCGGCGCTGGTGCTGGAGGTGTCGGACgtgaacgacaacgcgccggTGTTCGAGGAGGCCGCCTACAGCGCCTACGTGGCGGAGAACAACGCGGCGGGCGCGCCGGTGCTGCGCGTGCGCGCGCGGGACGCGGACGCGGGCGCCAACGGGCGCGTCAGCTACTGGCTggcgggcggcagcgcgggCGCGGCGCCGTACGTGTCGGTGgaggcgcggagcggcgcggtGTACGCGCAGCGCTCCTTCGACTACGAGCAGTGCCGCGAGTTCGCGGTGGCGGTGCGGGCGCAGGACGGCGGGGCGCCGGCGCGGAGCTCGACGGCGACGGTGCGCGTCTTCGTGCTGGACCGCAACGACAACGCGCCGCGGGTGCtgtggccggcggcgggcgcgggcgcgggggcgggcgcgggggcgggcgcgggggcggccccggccgcggccccgtTCGAGGTGGTGCCGCGGTCGGCCGAGGCCGGGTACCTGGTGGCCAAGGTGGTGGCGGTGGACGCGGACGCGGGGCGCAACGCGTGGCTGTCGTACGAGCTGGTGCAGGCGCCGGAGCCGGCGCTGTTCCGCGTGGGGCTGCACAGCGGCGAGGTGCGGACGGCGCGGGCCGTGTCGGAGAGGGACGCGGCGAAGCAGCGGCTGGTGGCCGTGGTGAAGGACCACGGGCAGCCGGCGCTGTCGGCCACGGCCACGCTGCACGTGGTGCTGGCCGAGAGCTTGCAGGAGGCGCTGCCGGAGCTGAGcgagcgggcggcgggcgccgaCTCGCCGGCGGAGCTGCAGTTCTACCTGGTGCTGGCGCTGGCGCTCCTCTCCGCCCTCTTCCTGCTGAGCGTGGCGCTGGCCGTGCTGGCGCGGgtgcgccgggccgggccgcccgccgtCCTGCGCTGCCTGGGCGCGCAGCGCTTCTCCGTGGCCGGCGCCGCCTTCCCGGCCGACTTCTGCGAGGGCACCTTGCCCTACTCCTACAACCTGTGCGTGGCGCCGGGCCGCGCCGTCGCCGAGGGCGCttggctgccgccgccgccgcccagccTGGCCGCGGAGGAGCTTCTCGGCGCGGAGCCCTGCGGGAAGCGGAGCCCGACCAGCAGCGCCGGCGCGGGAGAGCCGCCCGCGGACGCCGAGGCCCCGCAGGTCTGTAAGCCCGCGCAGTCCTTGCCTCTGCGCCTTTCCTAA
- the LOC115334406 gene encoding protocadherin gamma-A12-like isoform X1 encodes MTAGRAPLSPWRRCRPRPLPAGKAGRAALGSARCLQCREEAAGAAVDRGGARGRPERCRQPRPLRPGSLAGWLAGWLGGRAVCERPRGAEPCCSEAEEPAAAAGSGEPGPESEPEREASARSVRRRCGSGGAAAEMCAAGRRWGRRERALLWCVLVAAWEAAWGQLRYSVPEEMPKGSFVGDVAKDLGLELPALRDRGVRILDRGRTQYFALHGKTGHLVTAERIDREQLCRLVEKCVLRCEVIVEGEMKFFEIEVEITDINDNAPSFRESQKELRMSETTALGSRFPLAEAHDPDSGRNSLQSYELSGDEHFSLAVQAGPGGDQRPELVLAKALDREEAAFHELVLRASDGGEPARTGTARIRVAVLDANDNAPVFSQAEYTLRVPEDVPVGSTLVTVTATDADEGIYGHVKYSLKKATDLASEIFQLDAETGAITLLRSLDFEEGDSHELEVQAEDGGGLSDTAKVAITVTDVNDNAPELTVSSSLSAISEDAPPGTVVALLHVQDRDSGANGEVRCSLDGGVPFRLRSSQGSYYSVVTARELDREEVAEYNVTVRAADGGSPALWSSAVLALRVLDVNDNAPVFAEARYSARLPENNAAGALVLTVRAADADWGQNARVRYRLLEGRVRGAPLSSYVSVQAETGALYALRSFDYEEVREVGLWVRAEDGGAPALSSNVSVRLVIVDENDNAPQVLYPPPAPAPGAGWAGVELAPRSAEPGALVAKVVAVDADAGQNAWLSYELAKATEPGLFRVGLHSGEVRTARFPLARDAARQSLVVVVKDHGRPALSATATLTVVLAESVAELLSELGSAAAAAPGEPAGSLTRWLVVAVAAVSCLFLAFLLLLLALRLRRWRRSQLLAAGSGALRGVPASHFVGIDGVRAFLHSYSHEVSLTADSRKSQLRLSGGSCCDTLPARPPPDEPAPLLGEDPAGARRADPAAPPVSSSHQPFPAARRGAARRFPPLLLRPFPPTSVSCLGGWR; translated from the exons ATGACCGCGGGACGGGCCCCGCTGTCCCCGTGGCGACGGTGCCGTCCCCGCCCGCTGCCCGCGGGAAAGGCAGGGCGGGCAGCGCTCGGCAGCGCTCGGTGCCTGCAGTGCCGGGAGGAGGCTGCGGGCGCCGCTGTTGACCGAGGAGGAGCGAGAGGAAGGCCGGAgcgctgccggcagccccgcccGCTGCGGCCCGGCTCGCtcgctggctggctggctggctggctcgGCGGCCGGGCGGTCTGCGAGCGTCCCCGCGGTGCGGAGCCGTGCTGCAGCGAGGCGGAggagccggcggcagcggccgggAGCGGCGAGCCGGGGCCGGAGTCAGAGCCGGAGCGGGAAGCGTCTGCGAGGAGCGTGCGGCGGCGGTGCGGGtccggcggggccgcggcggagATGTGCGCGGCGGGGAGGCGCTGGGGCCGGCGGGAGCGAGCCCTGCTGTGGTGCGTCCTGGTGGCGGCGTGGGAGGCGGCGTGGGGGCAGCTGCGCTACTCGGTTCCCGAGGAGATGCCGAAGGGCTCGTTCGTGGGCGACGTGGCCAAGGACCTGGGGCTGGAGCTACCGGCGCTCCGCGACCGCGGCGTCCGCATCTTGGACAGAGGTAGGACACAGTATTTCGCTCTGCACGGCAAGACGGGGCATTTGGTGACGGCGGAGAGGATAGACAGAGAGCAGCTGTGCCGGCTGGTGGAGAAATGCGTGCTGCGCTGTGAGGTGATAGTGGAGGGGGAAATGAAGTTTTTCGAAATCGAAGTGGAAATCACGGACATTAACGACAACGCGCCCAGTTTCCGAGAGTCGCAAAAAGAACTGAGAATGAGCGAGACGACAGCGCTGGGGTCGCGTTTTCCCCTGGCCGAGGCCCACGACCCGGACTCGGGACGGAATTCGCTGCAGAGCTACGAGCTGAGCGGCGACGAGCACTTCTCGCTGGCCGTGCAGGCGGGCCCCGGTGGGGATCAGCGTCCCGAGCTGGTGCTGGCGAAGGCGCTGGACCGGGAGGAGGCGGCGTTTCACGAGCTGGTGCTGAGGGCGAGCGACGGCGGAGAGCCGGCGCGGACGGGCACGGCGCGGATCCGCGTGGCGGTGCTGGACGCGAACGACAACGCGCCCGTGTTCAGCCAGGCGGAGTACACGCTGCGTGTGCCGGAGGACGTGCCCGTGGGCTCCACCCTCGTCACCGTCACGGCCACCGACGCCGACGAGGGCATCTACGGGCACGTGAAGTATTCCCTGAAGAAAGCGACTGACCTGGCATCGGAGATTTTCCAGCTGGACGCCGAGACGGGAGCCATCACACTGCTGCGGAGCCTGGACTTCGAGGAAGGTGACTCGCACGAACTGGAGGTGCAGGCAGAAGACGGCGGGGGCCTTTCCGACACGGCCAAAGTCGCGATCACGGTGACAGACGTGAACGACAACGCGCCCGAACTGACAGTGTCGTCGTCGCTGAGCGCGATCTCGGAGGACGCGCCGCCGGGGACGGTGGTGGCCCTGCTGCACGTGCAGGACCGGGACTCGGGGGCGAACGGCGAGGTGCGGTGCTCGCTGGACGGGGGCGTCCCTTTCCGGCTGCGGAGCTCGCAGGGCAGCTACTACAGCGTGGTGACGGCGAGGGAGCTGGACCGGGAGGAGGTGGCGGAGTACAACGTGACGGTGCGGGCGGCGGACGGCGGGTCGCCGGCGCTGTGGAGCAGCGCGGTGCTGGCGCTGCGGGTGCTGGACgtgaacgacaacgcgccggTGTTCGCAGAGGCGCGCTACAGCGCCCGGCTGCCCGAGAACAACGCGGCGGGCGCGCTGGTGCTGACGGTGCGGGCGGCGGACGCGGACTGGGGGCAGAACGCGCGCGTGCGGTACCGGCTGTTGGAGGGGCGGGTGCGGGGCGCGCCGCTCTCGTCCTACGTGTCGGTGCAGGCGGAGACGGGCGCGCTGTACGCGCTGCGCTCCTTCGACTACGAGGAGGTGCGCGAGGTGGGGCTGTGGGTGCGGGCGGAGGACGGCGGCGCGCCGGCGCTGAGCAGCAACGTGTCGGTGCGGCTCGTGATCGTGGACGAGAACGACAACGCGCCGCAGGTGCTGTacccgccgccggcgccggcgCCGGGCGCGGGCTGGGCGGGCGTGGAGCTGGCGCCGCGCTCGGCGGAGCCCGGGGCGCTGGTGGCCAAGGTGGTGGCGGTGGACGCGGACGCGGGGCAGAACGCGTGGCTGTCGTACGAGCTGGCCAAGGCGACGGAGCCGGGGCTGTTCCGCGTGGGGCTGCACAGCGGCGAGGTGCGGACGGCGCGCTTCCCGCTGGCCCGCGACGCGGCGCGGCAGagcctggtggtggtggtgaaggaCCACGGGCGGCCGGCGCTGTCGGCCACGGCCACGCTGACGGTGGTGCTGGCCGAGAGCGTGGCCGAGCTGCTGTCGGAGCtgggcagcgcggcggcggcggcgccgggcgaGCCGGCCGGCAGCCTGACGCGGTGGCTGGTGGTGGCCGTGGCGGCCGTGTCCTGCCTCTTCCTcgccttcctgctgctgctgctggcgctgcGCCTGCGGCGCTGGCGCCGCTCGCAGCTGctggcggcgggcagcggcgccTTGCGCGGCGTCCCGGCCTCGCACTTCGTGGGCATCGACGGCGTCCGCGCCTTCCTGCACTCCTACTCGCACGAGGTGTCGCTCACCGCCGACTCGCGCAAGAGCCAGCTCCGCTTGTCGGGCGGCAGCTGCTGCGACAccctcccggcccggccgccgcccgaCGAGCCCGCGCCGCTGCTCGGGGAGGAC CCTGCCGGCGCCCGCCGCGCGGaccccgccgctcccccggtGAGTTcctcccaccagcccttccccgcggcgcggcgcggcgcggcgcgaCGCTTCCCTCCGCTGCTTCTCCGCCCTTTCCCCCCGACTTCTGTCTCCTGCCTCGGGGGGTGGAGGTAG
- the LOC115334406 gene encoding protocadherin gamma-A12-like isoform X2, whose amino-acid sequence MTAGRAPLSPWRRCRPRPLPAGKAGRAALGSARCLQCREEAAGAAVDRGGARGRPERCRQPRPLRPGSLAGWLAGWLGGRAVCERPRGAEPCCSEAEEPAAAAGSGEPGPESEPEREASARSVRRRCGSGGAAAEMCAAGRRWGRRERALLWCVLVAAWEAAWGQLRYSVPEEMPKGSFVGDVAKDLGLELPALRDRGVRILDRGRTQYFALHGKTGHLVTAERIDREQLCRLVEKCVLRCEVIVEGEMKFFEIEVEITDINDNAPSFRESQKELRMSETTALGSRFPLAEAHDPDSGRNSLQSYELSGDEHFSLAVQAGPGGDQRPELVLAKALDREEAAFHELVLRASDGGEPARTGTARIRVAVLDANDNAPVFSQAEYTLRVPEDVPVGSTLVTVTATDADEGIYGHVKYSLKKATDLASEIFQLDAETGAITLLRSLDFEEGDSHELEVQAEDGGGLSDTAKVAITVTDVNDNAPELTVSSSLSAISEDAPPGTVVALLHVQDRDSGANGEVRCSLDGGVPFRLRSSQGSYYSVVTARELDREEVAEYNVTVRAADGGSPALWSSAVLALRVLDVNDNAPVFAEARYSARLPENNAAGALVLTVRAADADWGQNARVRYRLLEGRVRGAPLSSYVSVQAETGALYALRSFDYEEVREVGLWVRAEDGGAPALSSNVSVRLVIVDENDNAPQVLYPPPAPAPGAGWAGVELAPRSAEPGALVAKVVAVDADAGQNAWLSYELAKATEPGLFRVGLHSGEVRTARFPLARDAARQSLVVVVKDHGRPALSATATLTVVLAESVAELLSELGSAAAAAPGEPAGSLTRWLVVAVAAVSCLFLAFLLLLLALRLRRWRRSQLLAAGSGALRGVPASHFVGIDGVRAFLHSYSHEVSLTADSRKSQLRLSGGSCCDTLPARPPPDEPAPLLGEDPAGARRADPAAPPVSSSHQPFPAARRGAARRFPPLLLRPFPPTSVSCLGGWR is encoded by the exons ATGACCGCGGGACGGGCCCCGCTGTCCCCGTGGCGACGGTGCCGTCCCCGCCCGCTGCCCGCGGGAAAGGCAGGGCGGGCAGCGCTCGGCAGCGCTCGGTGCCTGCAGTGCCGGGAGGAGGCTGCGGGCGCCGCTGTTGACCGAGGAGGAGCGAGAGGAAGGCCGGAgcgctgccggcagccccgcccGCTGCGGCCCGGCTCGCtcgctggctggctggctggctggctcgGCGGCCGGGCGGTCTGCGAGCGTCCCCGCGGTGCGGAGCCGTGCTGCAGCGAGGCGGAggagccggcggcagcggccgggAGCGGCGAGCCGGGGCCGGAGTCAGAGCCGGAGCGGGAAGCGTCTGCGAGGAGCGTGCGGCGGCGGTGCGGGtccggcggggccgcggcggagATGTGCGCGGCGGGGAGGCGCTGGGGCCGGCGGGAGCGAGCCCTGCTGTGGTGCGTCCTGGTGGCGGCGTGGGAGGCGGCGTGGGGGCAGCTGCGCTACTCGGTTCCCGAGGAGATGCCGAAGGGCTCGTTCGTGGGCGACGTGGCCAAGGACCTGGGGCTGGAGCTACCGGCGCTCCGCGACCGCGGCGTCCGCATCTTGGACAGAGGTAGGACACAGTATTTCGCTCTGCACGGCAAGACGGGGCATTTGGTGACGGCGGAGAGGATAGACAGAGAGCAGCTGTGCCGGCTGGTGGAGAAATGCGTGCTGCGCTGTGAGGTGATAGTGGAGGGGGAAATGAAGTTTTTCGAAATCGAAGTGGAAATCACGGACATTAACGACAACGCGCCCAGTTTCCGAGAGTCGCAAAAAGAACTGAGAATGAGCGAGACGACAGCGCTGGGGTCGCGTTTTCCCCTGGCCGAGGCCCACGACCCGGACTCGGGACGGAATTCGCTGCAGAGCTACGAGCTGAGCGGCGACGAGCACTTCTCGCTGGCCGTGCAGGCGGGCCCCGGTGGGGATCAGCGTCCCGAGCTGGTGCTGGCGAAGGCGCTGGACCGGGAGGAGGCGGCGTTTCACGAGCTGGTGCTGAGGGCGAGCGACGGCGGAGAGCCGGCGCGGACGGGCACGGCGCGGATCCGCGTGGCGGTGCTGGACGCGAACGACAACGCGCCCGTGTTCAGCCAGGCGGAGTACACGCTGCGTGTGCCGGAGGACGTGCCCGTGGGCTCCACCCTCGTCACCGTCACGGCCACCGACGCCGACGAGGGCATCTACGGGCACGTGAAGTATTCCCTGAAGAAAGCGACTGACCTGGCATCGGAGATTTTCCAGCTGGACGCCGAGACGGGAGCCATCACACTGCTGCGGAGCCTGGACTTCGAGGAAGGTGACTCGCACGAACTGGAGGTGCAGGCAGAAGACGGCGGGGGCCTTTCCGACACGGCCAAAGTCGCGATCACGGTGACAGACGTGAACGACAACGCGCCCGAACTGACAGTGTCGTCGTCGCTGAGCGCGATCTCGGAGGACGCGCCGCCGGGGACGGTGGTGGCCCTGCTGCACGTGCAGGACCGGGACTCGGGGGCGAACGGCGAGGTGCGGTGCTCGCTGGACGGGGGCGTCCCTTTCCGGCTGCGGAGCTCGCAGGGCAGCTACTACAGCGTGGTGACGGCGAGGGAGCTGGACCGGGAGGAGGTGGCGGAGTACAACGTGACGGTGCGGGCGGCGGACGGCGGGTCGCCGGCGCTGTGGAGCAGCGCGGTGCTGGCGCTGCGGGTGCTGGACgtgaacgacaacgcgccggTGTTCGCAGAGGCGCGCTACAGCGCCCGGCTGCCCGAGAACAACGCGGCGGGCGCGCTGGTGCTGACGGTGCGGGCGGCGGACGCGGACTGGGGGCAGAACGCGCGCGTGCGGTACCGGCTGTTGGAGGGGCGGGTGCGGGGCGCGCCGCTCTCGTCCTACGTGTCGGTGCAGGCGGAGACGGGCGCGCTGTACGCGCTGCGCTCCTTCGACTACGAGGAGGTGCGCGAGGTGGGGCTGTGGGTGCGGGCGGAGGACGGCGGCGCGCCGGCGCTGAGCAGCAACGTGTCGGTGCGGCTCGTGATCGTGGACGAGAACGACAACGCGCCGCAGGTGCTGTacccgccgccggcgccggcgCCGGGCGCGGGCTGGGCGGGCGTGGAGCTGGCGCCGCGCTCGGCGGAGCCCGGGGCGCTGGTGGCCAAGGTGGTGGCGGTGGACGCGGACGCGGGGCAGAACGCGTGGCTGTCGTACGAGCTGGCCAAGGCGACGGAGCCGGGGCTGTTCCGCGTGGGGCTGCACAGCGGCGAGGTGCGGACGGCGCGCTTCCCGCTGGCCCGCGACGCGGCGCGGCAGagcctggtggtggtggtgaaggaCCACGGGCGGCCGGCGCTGTCGGCCACGGCCACGCTGACGGTGGTGCTGGCCGAGAGCGTGGCCGAGCTGCTGTCGGAGCtgggcagcgcggcggcggcggcgccgggcgaGCCGGCCGGCAGCCTGACGCGGTGGCTGGTGGTGGCCGTGGCGGCCGTGTCCTGCCTCTTCCTcgccttcctgctgctgctgctggcgctgcGCCTGCGGCGCTGGCGCCGCTCGCAGCTGctggcggcgggcagcggcgccTTGCGCGGCGTCCCGGCCTCGCACTTCGTGGGCATCGACGGCGTCCGCGCCTTCCTGCACTCCTACTCGCACGAGGTGTCGCTCACCGCCGACTCGCGCAAGAGCCAGCTCCGCTTGTCGGGCGGCAGCTGCTGCGACAccctcccggcccggccgccgcccgaCGAGCCCGCGCCGCTGCTCGGGGAG GACCCTGCCGGCGCCCGCCGCGCGGaccccgccgctcccccggtGAGTTcctcccaccagcccttccccgcggcgcggcgcggcgcggcgcgaCGCTTCCCTCCGCTGCTTCTCCGCCCTTTCCCCCCGACTTCTGTCTCCTGCCTCGGGGGGTGGAGGTAG